Genomic window (Acomys russatus chromosome 2, mAcoRus1.1, whole genome shotgun sequence):
ACCAGAACTTTCTGAGGATGCTACAACATGAGGATCAAACGTGTCTTCTGATGTTTCTACTGTGCTGAGTGACATTGATCCACATCCCAAGGCTAGTCACACAATAGGCAAGAAATTCTTGCGACCTGAAAAATGCCATGAAACAAAAGTTATATGCACTTAAGGAAAAATAGTAGAGAGGCATATATGCCAGCCGAGCACTATCAATAAGCCACAGTTGAACTAAGAGACAAAACAAGAGGAGACATGGTTATCTATGCCACAACTAACCTGTGGCTGAAATTATCAATATTTGCCTCTATAATTAATGAATTTCATGTGCTTAAAAATTGCTacctatttttaggcagattctgtttgtggcaggaatgaggacattttgcccaatggctggtttgccacctttgaagccatctccataaataggttctttgatgctcatcatcttctttgaggttggctgggtgttgtcaggagttaacttgttttgttgttgaagaaatttaggattgtaagaacaactttaagtgccatattctgtgtgtctctgaggcttttgaataccttattcaactaatttaccacatatatcgatagagtcataactatctgttagacttaggatatatattcttgagTTAAAATCTGCGAAGTATTTGATGTGCAcatgttttgtatcagtatactaaaTTCCATAGCAATGACTTAGGCAtgaccttcattataagtaaccattaaggccttgagttaaagagtaagttcaatcatctagcttttgttctatcctccctctatgttcctaaatctccctttctttcctttcaggtcccatctccttgcctatgtatgcaagataaaggccaagagagacattcctgcatttcccctaattttttctctgtataagaccaataatgacttatggccacctcccgatgagaataagcatttgtagatcaagcgaGCATACAGCAACCTATACACCCTCCccctttgagggaatggggcGTCGTTCTTAAGATATCTTCAGGTtccaggcagagtcgatggccgtactctgccaagtcagagtaagcaagtcctcaacagttcctgccctgcgaacaagtctggcaaagatattaggccagaaagctgaagatgaggctccaatgttataaagtgtactgggtgactggtcaggcaggaaactgtcttaagtcaatttgtacattttggaagctgctaacccacactactggttcactcaggaatttaagttttatttcttctcaagtctctgaggggcattgaagacaagttagtatagttttacaaccaagctttgttgattaggggacaagatcatcttagattaagttaaagaagttgAGCTATTAGAGTTGAAACAGGATAAATAttgaaatttagacccaacaaggcaTGAAAGATacttacttcaaatgggacaAATGCAGACgtccaattcactatgaatgtaacatgtatagaactcattattctcatgattgtcacatgattCTCCCTGCTATATGTACTTTGTTTTATAcacatgcaataaaataaaagtttttttttttttaaatgctacctAAAAACACACTCCTACATTGTGCCCATCTcgtaatggattttttttttttttttttttttttttttttttttttttttttgctatgacaTTTTGGTATACAGCCCCTAGAAACTCCTTCCaatcataatataatataagggcaagttttacatttttcctcATCAAAGTCAATTATTTATGTATATCTTTGGACTAAAGAACATTGCTTTTAAGACTTTGATTACCGGCTCGTCTAAGTGgtgttcctgcctctgtctcctaagtgacTCAGAACACAGGCATCTGCCGGTGTATATGGTTCATGACAGCAAACTGTCATCCACAATGATTTTGGTTTGGTTCATGGCGTTGGGAAAGCCATCACTTTACTATGCTATGATTCTACCACTGACATACACTTCAGTCTCACTCACCATGACAGGTAGAATATAGTTTATACTCCTTTGTATCAAGGATAGACTTGTATCCCTGGTAGATGGTTAGAATGTGACTGGGGTATGATGTGAAGTCTAAAGTTTACCTTAATGTACAGTCGTGCTTTTATATGCTGTGATATTTCTTGAAACCCACCTGCCATCATTTTTTCCTCTCAGTCACTTTTACTTATAACTGCTTTACATGGCATGTTACAGAAACTAATGGAAATTTTCTAAATATGTTGCTGTTCTGTTGGATGCACTgtacataaagttaaaaataatgtgtgcatatatgttatCAAACTGTCATCTGAGGTAAAGTAGGTCTAAAACATACTGCAAcagtcattttctccttctcatctttatttaaaaaaatatgtgtcaGAATGAAGAAATTGAAACGAACCAAACCCACGGCATAAACATATTCTTAAAAGAAGGTGCCCGGTACATTACAGGATGGGCATTCTGTAGACTCTGGGATGAATATGAAGAGCTATGGGGAATGGAGACAGAATGACATGTGGTGTTTCTATTCCTTTTTGTACATAGAATTTTGTTTCCAACTCTAACTTGAAAAGGAAAACCTCACTATTAAGCTCCTTAACTATTTAAGGGAAACAGCTAAGGAGTCCTAATGGGGAAAAAAcacttgttttattgatgatgttgttttgttttgttttcttttgttttttgttaatataaatgtcaatgttttttaaatgatgtctTTACACTGAAGAGAAGATAGTACATGGAGTGTAAGGCACAATGAATATGGATGTGGCTCCCTTTCCACATGATCTTCTGGGACTGGTAGGAACTAGAGTTCAGAgacaagccagtcagcagctAGTGAACAGAAGTGGATGGAGCTTCATCGCATCTCTTCTGGAGAGTTCCCACCCTAAgcccaaaggaagagaaaggagtctCATATTTGGAAGATTTCACCTTCAAATTCAGGAAATTgctcccttctctgctttcaCTTTTTTCAAATCAGTCATTGGATTGATTGTACATGAAACAGAAGAATTACCATCCTGATTTTGCATATATAGAACAAAAGTCTAGTGTTCGGTTCACATGTTTAACATACAACTTTCATAAAGAATCTATATGTCTATGCCCTATAGAAAATGTTACACAGGTCAAATGTGTTTTGCTGATGTTCCTATGCAGTTACTGTTGGGTTTAGTAGTTTAGCATTAAGGAACCCCTCAAGAGCCATGTAATTTGATCTGGAAGTAATTACTCatattaagttttaaaacaaaaaaaaacagttttaaattttgaaaagtcAAGTGTACCTTGATATGATTGAAACTGCCTCATATGCTTTGGCTTCTTCCTATCAATAGAAACTAAAATGGTTTTGAAGATGATTTTAAAGTGACTCTTCACACAAGAAGCATAATGCAATGTCAAGATAATAGGAGTTATTATTCAGAGACCACATTTTACACTGGAAAACAATTTTTTCTCAAACAGATAAATGAACCATATTTCCattagaaaaatatgtaaaagtgTAGAAGGTCCCAAGAACTAGAGAAATGAGAAGGGTTGTCCACTGCCCTCTGAAGCTGCTACCTGTTGATACAGGATTCCTCCAGAAACATCTAGCCATGATATAATGAGGTGACTCTCCTCTACAAAGAATAAATGGGATGGTAACAGCTATGAATTGTCCTGAAAGCTGCCCTGCTTCTCTTAAGTTTTGGCAAGATAAATTATATTTCGAAGGCTACATGAGTGGTGCTGTCCTCTCCCTCATTATGGCTGTCTGAACTTGTCCATCTGGGTCATGCCCTCATCTCCATGACAGGAGGTGCCTCTGCCTGATGTTGCTGTTTCAGCTGTACCATCTGCAGTCAGTTTCATAGCAGGTGGTGACAGCCCAGCCAATTGGCATCCTTTATTGACTGGATCTAAGCTTAAGGAAGATGCCCAGTTAACATAGTAACATGAGGAAGATAAAGTTGAGAATTTTAAACCACcatctatattttccttggcatAATACTTATTTTCTCCCCCAAGCACCATTTGGTCAGTTCAGAACAACAATAGTTGGATGAATATTAGGTCAGCTGAGCGTGCAATTCAGAGATCCTTCATTTGGCTTTCTTATGCAATGTGAGCTTTTTTTTATAAGATGGCAAGTGGTTattggtgcctcagtttctgtttGGACATGTCATTCCTGGTATATACAGGAATACAGCAGATTTTTATATTAGTCTTATATCCTGGAAGCTTCTTATACTTAAATATTAATagcaaaatactttcttttattttttaattgaaaatattttttccagtaagatagaaagattttctttattaatgaccCCAACCGTATATCTTTAGATACAGGAGTTTTGAGCTCAAATACTTAGAAGAAAACAAGTTAAGACTACATTACCTTCAACTCATTACCAGTAACATATTGCAAAGCAAACAGCTTGGAAAAGGGTGAAAAGGAAGGGCGGtgagggaaggaaaataaaagggaatAAGTTGATcaagtggaatttttttttttttaattcttgagaaCTATGAAGTCCTTGCAAGCACAGCTCGTTTCTGCATGTTGTTTGCCAAACTCGAACAAAACGGAACCCAAACGAAGAATCCCTTAAGAACCTGGAGAGGTGCGATATGAAGGGCTACAATTATCCAGTAGCAAGCGGTCCAGCCTTCGGTCAACAGAGCTTCCCCCTCAGTTCCCAAGAGTAAGCGGGATAAAAACGTCTTCCCTCTTGGAGCACTTAATGTGGTAGTGCAGATAGTCCCGGAACGTGTGGATCAGGTTGATGGTGTTGTCTCGAGCAGCAGCATTGGTTTGGCAAGGGAATAGCACGAAGGTGATGTAGCCAATGTTGTCACCCACGGCAGCATCTGTGTCTTTCAGCTCTAGAGGAGGTTCCCTGTGGCTCAAGAGAACTTGGGGGGCTGTGTGGCTGGCTCTTCGTCCTTCTTTGAACTCCTGCATGAATACCTTTCCGATGACCACATCTTCGTCATCCTTAAACAAGGTGCTGAAGACTATTGTGACTCTGTCTTTTTTAGATTCAACATACATGGTCTCATCATCCCTATAATGGATAACtgctctgtcctctccttccttgCCTTCTTCTTGGAATTGAAAGTATTTCTCAAAGACAGAGGCAAAACAATTTTGCTTCAACATGCCAGCCTGATGCACAATAGAATCCTTGATTGTAGGCCGATTTTCAAGGTCATATATCAAAGAAACATTGTATTCTGGGTTTACCAAGAAACTCCCATATACTCTCTTTAATAACTCATCAGCACCATGTGCCTGAAGTTCCTTgtagaatttcaaagaaaaactgaCCATCACTTTTGTT
Coding sequences:
- the LOC127202304 gene encoding actin-related protein 2/3 complex subunit 2-like — its product is MILLEVNNRIIEETLALKFENVAAGNKPEAVEVTFADFDGILYHISNPNGDKTKVMVSFSLKFYKELQAHGADELLKRVYGSFLVNPEYNVSLIYDLENRPTIKDSIVHQAGMLKQNCFASVFEKYFQFQEEGKEGEDRAVIHYRDDETMYVESKKDRVTIVFSTLFKDDEDVVIGKVFMQEFKEGRRASHTAPQVLLSHREPPLELKDTDAAVGDNIGYITFVLFPCQTNAAARDNTINLIHTFRDYLHYHIKCSKREDVFIPLTLGN